The genomic segment CTGAAGCCGCTTCAGCGCTGCTCTGTGATCTCCCATGTATGTGAGATTCGAGGCTATCCCCACATGGGAAAAAGCGAAGTCGGGATTGACTTTGAGTGCCTTCTTGTAGTTGGCAATGGACTCTTCAAACCTCCCCATCTTCATCAGTAACTCGGCGTAAGAATCATACGGGTTGGGGTCATCCGGAATAAGCTCGATATAGTTCTTAAACGCTTGCTCGGCATCATCGTATCGTCCAAGAAAGCGATATGCATATCCGAGCTGGTTGTACGATTGCGAGAAAGTCGGATTGATCTTGATGACCCGCTCGTACTCTATGATGGCAAGTTCATACATCTGCTGGCCGAAGTAGTGATTCGCCAGAAGATTGTGAGCCCGCTCGTCATTTGGATATATGTCGACCAACTGTCTGAACAGCTTTCGTTGTGTCGTCGGATCGCGATTGATGTCTCCCGCTTCCGACCCAAGGATCATCAGTTTCTCACCTTCTGATACGTTGTCGATAAGGGATAGCGCCTTGTTGAAACTCTCGAAGAAGCCCTTTGTCGATGGCTGAGCAAATGCTAATTGGAAATACGCCATCGCGAAATTCGGATCCTCATTTATAGCTTCCTGAAAATACCGTCTCGATTCCTGGCCTCGCAGTTTCTCAGCGAGGCTGCGGCCTCTCAGATAGTACTCCAGTGCTCTATCTGACTTTGTGGAAAGGGGGATTTTGCCCACTTCACCCGCAACTGCAGCTACTCCGGACAGAATGTACACGGAGCAGACCAATGCCGCCAGTATTGTTGTAGTCATCTTCTTCACTTGGAACCTCCTGCCTTCTTGTACACACGGCTTCCGTTTGGGATCGACTTTTACAACGCCGATCCTGTTCCACAAGCCGCATGTCTCTAACATTCTATACGGTTCTAAGAGGAAAATGGCAACAAAAGTTCCGGCCTAAATTAACCGATCATGCGCAAGTTTAACTGCCATACTGAATAACGTGCCTATTGACATTATCTCTCCAGTCAACGCGAGGAACGGAGCAACTTGGCAATCACGATTTTTCAGTGAGTATGCTCTATTGCTCTCAAATTGACATTGACAGAGGCCCGCGACAGTGCTATCGTTGACCAAGAGTCCAATCAAGGGAGGAACAATGAGACGTACTTTGGTAGCAGCGGTGCTGTTTATGCTCCTGCTGCAGAGCACAGTTTTCGGATTCGACGGGCTGCGCAAGGGGTTCGTTGTAGGTGGTGGATTGGGAGTAGCCGCTACTGCGAAGTGGTCTGTTGATGTTCCCACGAACGTGATTTCCAACATCCCGGGAGGTGCGACCGACGAATCCAATGTCGGAGTCGGCGGTCATTTCATAATCGGATACGCCTGGGATGAATACAACATGATAGTCTACGAAGGAAATGGATGCGCGTATACATCCGACGTGTTCAACTCTTCGGATGATCTCGACGGAAAGTCTGCCCAGACGTTCGGCGGTGCAGCGTGGTATCATTATTTCGGACCTCTCGGAAAATCCTTTTTCAGCGTTGTAGG from the Candidatus Zixiibacteriota bacterium genome contains:
- a CDS encoding tetratricopeptide repeat protein, translated to MKKMTTTILAALVCSVYILSGVAAVAGEVGKIPLSTKSDRALEYYLRGRSLAEKLRGQESRRYFQEAINEDPNFAMAYFQLAFAQPSTKGFFESFNKALSLIDNVSEGEKLMILGSEAGDINRDPTTQRKLFRQLVDIYPNDERAHNLLANHYFGQQMYELAIIEYERVIKINPTFSQSYNQLGYAYRFLGRYDDAEQAFKNYIELIPDDPNPYDSYAELLMKMGRFEESIANYKKALKVNPDFAFSHVGIASNLTYMGDHRAALKRLQKMYDASLDDGQRRIALASMAVCYVDSGEIDLALAQLRRQLKLAEAINDTAAMANDNGIIAFVQIETGESGDAKANFDKALALIEESSLSDEVKDLARLGYLFSMARVHIVNGNLEEAKVNATEYANRAGAAHNPLQVRQAHQLMGMIALEEADFRTAIQEFMQSDQQNPYNFYRMAIAYEGSGDREKARELYDKAANYNIVNNFNYALIRIKAREKLALL